The genomic segment CGGTGCAGGGTGGACAGAACCGACTCGACGCGGACCAGCCGGGCGGCGGCGGCGAGGGCGATCGCGGCGCGCGGCTCGCGCGGGTTGCGGCGCAGCGACCGGCCCGCGTACCGCACCGCGGCGCGCCGCTCGCCGGCGGCGGCGTGCCAGCAGGCGAGCTGCCCGTACAGCCGGGCGGCGCCGGGCCGGCAGGCGGACAGCTCCGGGTGCCGGTCCAGCATCCAGTGCAGCGAGTCGATCTTCGTCCGGTACTGGTGGGTGAAGAACGAGCCGCCCCACCGGACCCGGGTCAGCGGCCGGTCGACGTGCACGATCGGCCGCCGCCGGGCGGCGCGCAGCAGCAGGTCGTAGTCCTCGTTCTGGCTGCCGGGGGCGTCCTCGGCGACCAGCCCGAGCCGGTCGGCGGCGAGCGCGTCGGCGCGGATCAGGAACGTCGAGGCGTGCAGCATCGACATCCGGGACCGGGCCAGGTCGGCGAGGTCGACGACGTCGGTGCCGGCGAGCCGGGGCCGCACCGCCCCGTCGTACTCGACCTCGATGCCGCAGGTGGCGAACTCGGCGCCGGGATGCGCGGCGAGCGCGCCGACCTGCGCGGCGAGCTTGTCCGGTAGCCACACGTCGTCGTCGTCGCAGAACGCGACCAGCGGTACGTCCATGGTGGACAGTGCGGCGATGCCGGTGTTACGGGCCCCGGCCAGCCCGGCGGTACGGTCGTTGCCCAGCACGGTGACCCGGTCACCGGCGAGGTCGGGATCCGGCTCGGCCCGGTCGAACACCACGACGACCCGCACCGTGCCGCGGTAGCGCTGCCCGAGCACCGACGCGATGGCCTCCCGCACCTGTACCGGCCGGTCGTGCGTCGCGATCACCACCCCCACCGCGGGGGCGGCCGGGCCGCCGTCCACGGCGGGCGAACGCCGCGCGGCCCCGGTGTCATCCACTGTGGACGGTCCGACGTGGTCGGTCATCGCGGCGCTCCGGCGGGGACGGGACGGCGGACGGTGCCCAGCGGGTAGCCGTACGCGCCGAGCAGCGGTGCGGTCAGCGCGCCGACCAGCC from the Actinocatenispora thailandica genome contains:
- a CDS encoding glycosyltransferase family 2 protein, translated to MTDHVGPSTVDDTGAARRSPAVDGGPAAPAVGVVIATHDRPVQVREAIASVLGQRYRGTVRVVVVFDRAEPDPDLAGDRVTVLGNDRTAGLAGARNTGIAALSTMDVPLVAFCDDDDVWLPDKLAAQVGALAAHPGAEFATCGIEVEYDGAVRPRLAGTDVVDLADLARSRMSMLHASTFLIRADALAADRLGLVAEDAPGSQNEDYDLLLRAARRRPIVHVDRPLTRVRWGGSFFTHQYRTKIDSLHWMLDRHPELSACRPGAARLYGQLACWHAAAGERRAAVRYAGRSLRRNPREPRAAIALAAAARLVRVESVLSTLHRRGRGI